A genome region from Anolis carolinensis isolate JA03-04 chromosome 6, rAnoCar3.1.pri, whole genome shotgun sequence includes the following:
- the rpl27 gene encoding large ribosomal subunit protein eL27: protein MGKFMKPGKVVLVLAGRYSGRKAVIVKNIDDGTSDRPYSHALVAGIDRYPRKVTASMGKKKIAKRSKIKSFVKVYNYNHLMPTRYSVDIPLDKTIVNKDVFRDPALKRKARREAKVKFEERYKTGKNKWFFQKLRF, encoded by the exons ATGGGCAAGTTTATGAAACCTGGGAAGGTggtccttgtgctggctggacgtTACTCGGGACGCAAAGCCGTTATTGTTAAG AATATTGACGATGGTACGTCCGACCGTCCATACAGCCATGCCCTGGTGGCCGGCATTGACCGCTATCCCCGCAAAGTGACAGCCAGCATGGGCAAGAAAAAGATTGCCAAACGGTCGAAGATCAAGTCCTTCGTGAAAGTCTACAATTATAACCATTTGATGCCAACCAG ATACTCCGTTGACATCCCCCTTGACAAGACCATTGTCAACAAGGATGTATTTCGGGACCCTGCGCTGAAACGTAAGGCACGGCGAGAGGCCAAAGTGAAGTTTGAGGAAAG GTACAAGACAGGCAAGAACAAGTGGTTTTTCCAGAAGCTCAGATTTTAA
- the ptges3l gene encoding putative protein PTGES3L isoform X2, with protein MARQAAKTLWYDRPRYVFVEFCVEDSENVKVDLDDYKVVFSCKNADGVELYNEIHFYARVNSKDSQNKRSGRSITLFVRKWKDKVGWPRLTKEDIKPAWLSVDFDNWRDWEGDEEVEAAMAEQYAELMEKVTPKREPPAMDDLDDDI; from the exons ATGGCTAG GCAGGCAGCCAAAACGTTGTGGTATGACCGTCCACGTTATGTATTCGTGGAGTTCTGTGTGGAGGACAGTGAGAATGTGAAAGTGGACCTTGATGATTACAAAGTGGTGTTCAG CTGTAAGAATGCTGATGGCGTGGAGCTGTACAACGAGATTCACTTTTATGCCCGGGTAAATTCTAAG GATTCTCAGAACAAGCGCTCAGGAAGATCAATCACTCTCTTTGTGCGTAAGTGGAAGGACAAAGTGGGCTGGCCACGTCTGACTAAGGAGGATATCAAG CCAGCGTGGCTTTCTGTAGATTTTGATAACTGGCGGGACTGGGAAGGAGACGAGGAGGTAGAAGCAGCCATGGCGGAGCAATATGCAGAG CTCATGGAGAAAGTCACCCCAAAGAGGGAGCCTCCTGCAATGGATGACCTTGAT GATGACATATGA
- the rundc1 gene encoding RUN domain-containing protein 1 has protein sequence MEASSVSSASGPGERWAPVGAVSEAQAGEEEQEAGEEEEAEPGSPRALRAERHRLHSALLALASHFAQVQFRLRQVVRAGPAQQQRLLRELEEFAFRGCPGFGAAVEGVGGGGKSELEKQEQIEAQKEKQRELILQLKAQLDDLETFAYQEGSYDALPQSVVMERQRVIIEELIKKLDINLSEDIASLSPEELHHQVDVAVAQIVNPARVKEQLVEQLKTQIRDLEMFINFIQEEVCSPGKQENGQCDCSSGKAGSGTCKPNTKQPHRSNRVNPEDAQRMRETGLHLMRRVLAVLQIFAVSQFGCAAGQIPQHLWQKDRSDRDYAPLVNKLGMAVARVKTLAQKYQLQESEHVISYSSAQDTSLGGRDELTLAVRKELTIALRDLLAHGLYTPSPGMSLVLAPIACLLPVLSSSPQAMHPWELFVKYYNSKNGRAFVESPARKLSQSFALPVMGAAPATPKQSLLSAIHTVLSEHDPFKRSADSELKALVCLALNEQRLVSWLNLICKSGALIQAHYQPWSYMAQTGFEGALNILSRLSSLHFSLPVDLAVRQLKNIKDAF, from the exons ATGGAGGCGTCGTCGGTGTCGTCGGCGTCGGGCCCGGGGGAGCGCTGGGCGCCGGTGGGAGCGGTGTCCGAGGCGCAGGCcggggaggaggagcaggaggccggggaggaggaagaggccgagCCGGGCTCCCCGCGGGCCTTGCGGGCGGAGCGGCACCGCCTCCACTCGGCTCTCCTGGCTTTGGCCTCCCATTTCGCCCAGGTCCAGTTCCGCCTCCGGCAGGTGGTTCGCGCGGGGCCGGCTCAGCAGCAGCGCCTGCTCCGGGAGCTGGAAGAGTTCGCCTTCCGAGGCTGCCCGGGCTTCGGGGCCGCCGTGGAGGGAGTCGGGGGCGGCGGCAAG aGTGAGCTTGAGAAACAAGAACAGATAGAGGCACAGAAAGAGaagcagcgggagctcatcctgcaacTCAAGGCCCAGTTGGATGACTTGGAAACATTTGCCTACCAGGAAGGCAGCTATGATGCACTACCTCAGTCCGTGGTCATGGAGAGACAGCGG GTAATTATTGAGGAGCTGATCAAGAAGCTGGACATAAACTTGAGTGAGGACATTGCCTCGCTGTCCCCAGAGGAGCTGCATCATCAAGTGGATGTGGCTGTGGCCCAGATAGTTAATCCGGCTCGCGTGAAGGAACAGCTGGTAGAGCAGCTTAAAACCCAGATCCGGGATCTTGAGATGTTTATCAATTTTATCCAAG AAGAAGTATGCAGTCCAGGCAAACAAGAGAATGGTCAGTGTGATTGTTCATCTGGAAAAGCTGGAAGTGGCACCTGCAAACCAAATACCAAGCAACCTCACAGAAGTAACAGAG tGAACCCTGAAGATGCTCAGAGGATGCGGGAGACAGGACTACATCTTATGCGCCGAGTGCTTGCTGTGCTACAGATATTTGCTGTGAGCCAATTTGGCTGTGCAGCTGGACAAATCCCACAGCATTTATGGCAAAAGGACCGTTCTGACAGGGACTATGCACCCTTAGTGAACAAATTAGGAATGGCTGTAGCCCGTGTGAAGACACTAGCCCAAAAGTATCAGTTGCAAGAGTCAGAACATGTCATCAGCTATTCAAGCGCCCAGGATACCTCCTTGGGAGGAAGGGATGAGCTAACGCTGGCTGTGCGTAAGGAGCTGACCATTGCCTTGCGGGATCTTCTGGCCCATGGTCTCTACACCCCGTCCCCTGGAATGAGCTTGGTTCTGGCCCCCATTGCCTGTTTGCTCCCTGTGCTGAGCTCCTCTCCTCAGGCCATGCATCCTTGGGAGCTCTTTGTGAAGTATTACAACTCTAAGAATGGTCGTGCCTTTGTGGAATCACCAGCACGCAAACTCTCTCAGTCTTTTGCCCTTCCAGTGATGGGAGCGGCACCTGCCACCCCAAAGCAGAGTCTGCTCTCAGCAATCCATACAGTCCTCTCTGAACATGACCCCTTCAAGCGCAGCGCAGACTCAGAACTGAAGGCTCTGGTGTGCCTGGCCCTCAACGAACAGCGCCTGGTCTCCTGGCTCAACCTCATCTGCAAGTCTGGCGCTCTGATCCAAGCGCACTACCAGCCTTGGAGCTACATGgctcagacaggctttgaagggGCCCTCAATATCCTCAGCCGCCTCAGCAGTTTGCATTTCAGCCTTCCTGTGGACCTGGCTGTTCGGCAACTGAAGAACATCAAAGATGCCTTTTGA
- the ptges3l gene encoding putative protein PTGES3L isoform X1 yields MARQAAKTLWYDRPRYVFVEFCVEDSENVKVDLDDYKVVFSCKNADGVELYNEIHFYARVNSKDSQNKRSGRSITLFVRKWKDKVGWPRLTKEDIKPAWLSVDFDNWRDWEGDEEVEAAMAEQYAELMEKVTPKREPPAMDDLDMKQQHEMKRKNAMEKVPSECNLRIFRRHCFLP; encoded by the exons ATGGCTAG GCAGGCAGCCAAAACGTTGTGGTATGACCGTCCACGTTATGTATTCGTGGAGTTCTGTGTGGAGGACAGTGAGAATGTGAAAGTGGACCTTGATGATTACAAAGTGGTGTTCAG CTGTAAGAATGCTGATGGCGTGGAGCTGTACAACGAGATTCACTTTTATGCCCGGGTAAATTCTAAG GATTCTCAGAACAAGCGCTCAGGAAGATCAATCACTCTCTTTGTGCGTAAGTGGAAGGACAAAGTGGGCTGGCCACGTCTGACTAAGGAGGATATCAAG CCAGCGTGGCTTTCTGTAGATTTTGATAACTGGCGGGACTGGGAAGGAGACGAGGAGGTAGAAGCAGCCATGGCGGAGCAATATGCAGAG CTCATGGAGAAAGTCACCCCAAAGAGGGAGCCTCCTGCAATGGATGACCTTGAT ATGAAACAACAGCACGAGATGAAGAGGAAGAATGCAATGGAGAAAGTGCCGAGTGAATGCAACCTAAGGATATTTAGACGTCACTGCTTTCTTCCATGA